A window from Desulfallas thermosapovorans DSM 6562 encodes these proteins:
- a CDS encoding PspC domain-containing protein — protein MARQIRRLYRSSRNAMLGGVCGGLAEYLGVDAALVRLVYVVVSIASVAFPGILVYIIAWLVIPRDF, from the coding sequence TTGGCCAGACAAATTAGACGTTTATATCGTTCCAGTCGCAATGCCATGCTGGGTGGTGTTTGCGGCGGTTTGGCGGAATACCTTGGTGTGGATGCCGCCCTGGTGCGGTTGGTTTACGTGGTGGTTTCCATAGCTTCCGTTGCGTTTCCCGGTATCCTGGTTTATATAATTGCTTGGCTGGTTATCCCCCGGGATTTCTAA
- a CDS encoding rhomboid family intramembrane serine protease codes for MIPLRDSVKSQSFPIVNLTIIALNVLIYLWEVSMEPYLLNQVYYTFGLVPVEALNAVFTGSSLTPVLVSFVTSTFIHGGWLHVISNMLFLWVFGDNVEDRLGHFKYLLFYLAAGFAGGLAHIISDPVSTVPVVGASGAVAGVLGAYIIAFPRSRILALVPIIIIFTLMEIPAVVFIAIWFILQLFNGVASLGGTADTVAYWAHIGGFIIGAVLIKTMSPRVRGYFRP; via the coding sequence TTGATTCCGCTCAGGGACAGCGTTAAATCACAGTCATTTCCCATAGTGAATTTGACCATCATAGCTCTAAACGTGCTTATTTATCTTTGGGAGGTAAGCATGGAACCGTACCTCCTAAACCAGGTATATTATACCTTTGGTCTGGTGCCGGTCGAAGCGTTAAATGCCGTTTTTACCGGGTCCTCCTTGACACCGGTATTGGTTAGTTTTGTCACTTCCACCTTTATTCACGGTGGCTGGCTGCATGTGATCAGCAATATGCTTTTTCTATGGGTATTTGGCGACAATGTAGAGGACCGGCTGGGACATTTTAAATACCTGCTGTTTTACCTGGCGGCCGGGTTTGCAGGCGGTCTGGCGCATATAATCAGTGACCCTGTTTCCACTGTTCCCGTGGTCGGGGCCAGCGGTGCGGTGGCCGGGGTGCTGGGCGCGTACATTATAGCTTTCCCCCGCTCCCGTATACTGGCCCTGGTGCCCATTATAATTATTTTTACTCTAATGGAAATCCCGGCGGTGGTTTTCATTGCCATCTGGTTTATTTTGCAGTTGTTCAACGGTGTGGCTTCCCTGGGTGGCACCGCCGATACCGTGGCCTATTGGGCCCATATAGGTGGCTTCATCATAGGGGCGGTATTGATAAAAACCATGTCCCCACGGGTACGGGGCTATTTCCGTCCCTAA
- the hisG gene encoding ATP phosphoribosyltransferase, whose amino-acid sequence MSAKLRLGLPKGSLQESTFQLFKRAGFNISVRSRSYYPSIDDPEIEVVLMRAQEIPRYVNEGVLDAGLSGLDWILENEADVVEVADLAYSKQTTNPIRVVVAVAENSGIKTIKDLEGKRIATELVRLTRNYLAKNGVTASVEFSYGATEVKVPQLVDAIVDITETGSSLRANKLEVIDTILVSTTRLHANHKAWADSFKREKLQNLAVLLLGALRADSKVGLKMNLPKDKLEDILAILPAMKHPTVSQLINSDWVALEAVLDEKQVRELIPALRRGGAQDIIEYPLNKVIP is encoded by the coding sequence ATGAGTGCTAAATTGCGACTGGGGTTACCCAAGGGCAGCCTGCAGGAGTCCACGTTCCAGTTGTTTAAAAGGGCGGGGTTCAATATTTCAGTGCGCAGCCGCTCTTATTATCCGTCTATAGATGACCCGGAAATTGAAGTGGTGCTGATGCGGGCACAGGAGATTCCCCGCTATGTAAATGAGGGGGTACTGGATGCCGGCTTAAGCGGGCTGGATTGGATTTTGGAAAATGAGGCCGATGTGGTGGAAGTGGCCGATTTGGCCTATTCCAAACAGACCACCAACCCTATTCGTGTGGTGGTGGCGGTGGCGGAAAATAGCGGTATAAAAACTATAAAAGACCTCGAGGGGAAACGCATAGCTACCGAGCTGGTGCGGCTGACCCGCAACTATCTGGCAAAAAACGGTGTTACGGCCTCTGTGGAATTTAGTTACGGGGCCACAGAGGTTAAAGTACCGCAATTGGTGGATGCCATTGTTGATATTACCGAAACGGGTAGTTCCCTGCGGGCAAACAAGCTCGAGGTGATTGACACCATTTTAGTGTCCACCACCCGGCTGCATGCCAACCACAAAGCTTGGGCCGACTCCTTCAAAAGGGAGAAACTACAGAACCTGGCGGTGCTGCTGCTGGGTGCGCTGCGCGCTGACTCCAAAGTGGGTTTGAAAATGAATCTCCCCAAGGATAAACTGGAAGATATACTGGCTATACTGCCAGCTATGAAACACCCCACGGTATCGCAGCTTATCAACAGCGATTGGGTGGCTTTGGAGGCCGTGTTGGATGAAAAACAGGTGCGCGAATTGATTCCGGCGCTGCGCCGGGGGGGAGCCCAGGATATTATCGAGTATCCACTGAACAAAGTCATTCCTTAA